A DNA window from Chlamydia felis Fe/C-56 contains the following coding sequences:
- the rnhC gene encoding ribonuclease HIII has translation MSTPFVTTLSSSLYGLLKDRLEEKGFILTQPQYTIFQARSPSVMCTLYSSGKLVVQGKGSKEFIEFFLEPEILLTFTHNRVEADLRPRLGVDESGKGDFFGPLCIAGVYARDEETLKSLYKTKIQDSKLLNDAQILSLAKTIRSSCTYDVMILYPEKYNELYGKFHNLNILLAWAHATIIDKLAPRPSGEVFAISDQFASSESVLLNALKKKNTDISVIQKVRAEQDIVVAAASILAREAFITTMTNLEQRFSLKLPKGASAQVKSVGKSILNSRGKEVLSLVCKTHFKTFNEICDSASA, from the coding sequence ATGTCTACACCATTTGTGACCACGCTCTCATCCTCTTTATACGGCTTGCTTAAGGATCGCCTTGAGGAAAAAGGCTTTATTTTAACACAACCGCAATACACTATTTTCCAAGCACGCTCTCCCTCGGTAATGTGTACTCTCTATTCCTCTGGAAAGCTTGTTGTTCAAGGGAAGGGATCTAAAGAATTTATCGAATTTTTCTTAGAGCCTGAAATTCTGCTAACATTTACTCATAACCGTGTAGAAGCAGATCTTCGTCCTCGCTTAGGTGTTGATGAATCTGGAAAGGGAGATTTTTTTGGCCCTCTATGTATTGCTGGGGTCTATGCTCGCGATGAAGAGACTCTGAAAAGTCTCTATAAAACAAAAATCCAAGATTCAAAACTACTCAATGATGCGCAAATCCTCTCCTTAGCAAAAACTATTCGTTCCTCCTGTACCTACGATGTTATGATTCTTTATCCAGAAAAATATAATGAGCTTTATGGGAAATTTCATAATCTCAATATTCTTCTAGCCTGGGCACACGCAACAATCATTGATAAACTTGCTCCACGTCCTTCTGGAGAAGTTTTTGCTATTTCCGATCAATTTGCTTCCTCAGAAAGTGTTTTACTCAATGCATTAAAAAAGAAAAATACCGATATTTCGGTAATTCAAAAAGTACGCGCAGAACAAGATATCGTTGTCGCTGCAGCGTCTATATTGGCTAGAGAGGCCTTTATTACAACAATGACAAATTTAGAACAGCGCTTCTCCTTAAAGCTACCTAAAGGAGCCTCTGCGCAGGTAAAATCTGTAGGAAAATCTATTTTAAACAGCCGGGGAAAAGAGGTTTTATCTCTTGTGTGCAAAACACATTTTAAAACCTTCAATGAAATTTGTGACTCTGCCTCTGCTTAA
- a CDS encoding DUF5422 family protein codes for MNCREVCKKSAQIYFDCTFPERVVARHCQDKAKLYPKTAMAIEVFVAVIFGTIKIITFPLATFSAMGLLPLTCAVKGISSRSCAHFLAYLGAWFISLLVSALIISAIFGLVMIAPEAVFFMIGVCGAAGASATLLNIHRELFSLRSL; via the coding sequence ATGAATTGTCGTGAAGTTTGTAAAAAAAGCGCACAGATTTATTTCGATTGTACTTTTCCTGAAAGGGTTGTAGCACGTCACTGTCAAGATAAGGCGAAGCTTTATCCCAAAACAGCGATGGCTATCGAGGTATTCGTGGCTGTTATTTTCGGCACAATCAAAATTATCACCTTCCCATTAGCGACATTCTCAGCTATGGGGTTACTCCCCCTTACCTGCGCGGTAAAAGGCATTTCTTCAAGAAGCTGCGCTCATTTTCTTGCTTACCTTGGCGCTTGGTTCATCAGCCTATTAGTCTCTGCTCTTATTATTTCAGCGATTTTTGGCTTAGTTATGATTGCTCCCGAAGCCGTCTTCTTTATGATTGGTGTTTGTGGAGCTGCGGGAGCTAGTGCAACTTTGTTGAACATCCACAGGGAATTATTTTCTTTAAGATCTTTATAA
- a CDS encoding helix-turn-helix domain-containing protein has product MAEQIHKELVHLGEVFRTKREEQLLSLKDVEAATSIRYSCLEAIENGCLGKLISPIYAQGFIKKYAAYLGLDGERILQEHPYVMKIFKEFSEHNMEMLLDLESMGGRNSPEKAIRTWSNLWWVGLITISGMAIWWLGSLLSIF; this is encoded by the coding sequence ATGGCAGAACAAATTCATAAAGAGTTAGTACATTTAGGAGAGGTATTTCGCACAAAACGCGAAGAACAGCTCCTATCATTAAAAGATGTAGAAGCAGCAACGTCTATACGTTATTCCTGCCTAGAAGCTATAGAAAATGGCTGTTTGGGTAAGCTAATTTCTCCAATTTATGCTCAAGGATTTATAAAAAAGTATGCCGCGTATTTAGGATTGGACGGCGAGCGTATTCTTCAAGAACATCCTTATGTAATGAAAATCTTTAAAGAGTTTTCAGAACATAATATGGAAATGTTACTAGATTTAGAGTCTATGGGAGGAAGAAACTCCCCAGAAAAAGCTATTCGTACTTGGTCTAATCTTTGGTGGGTGGGTCTTATCACCATTAGCGGTATGGCCATTTGGTGGCTGGGATCTTTGCTTTCTATTTTTTAG
- a CDS encoding IncV family inclusion membrane protein, whose product MSNPIDPLGQSPRSTPKSSVPTPRTGPGNRILATSTGFFGRLLSIPDRNPKMRYVFDIAIIAIAVISMVGILVASQGQGLLLFGLIPGFIFGTLGVIMLISDVANTPRSQKIADTITAILLPFILLGIASALIASAYFSVGGSALIFANPQFIMGFMTIGLALVSLSKVTFQHFKTEALIKAQQKVSEISEQSLTSGAPSEKDIKRVAQERKRDFVSDARREHESQESRTYARRRHISRSSQGELQHRPKNQVEAERADLDYTPEYDEYSELLQGDFSFLHDTFNPFSPAYVPPQTPDVPVSSAPKVPLSQTSPSEFLGTGPITPTPRKVHRISSTSSSSRFRNSDEEEERQERESQGDDESSDVENSDSQGKQNRKKKKKKS is encoded by the coding sequence ATGAGTAATCCTATAGATCCTTTAGGGCAATCACCCCGATCCACTCCGAAAAGTTCAGTGCCCACGCCACGCACAGGCCCAGGAAATCGTATTCTTGCGACTTCCACGGGTTTTTTTGGAAGGCTTCTCTCCATCCCCGATCGCAATCCCAAGATGCGTTATGTCTTTGATATTGCGATTATTGCGATTGCTGTTATCTCTATGGTTGGTATTCTTGTTGCCTCCCAGGGACAAGGATTACTGCTATTTGGGTTAATTCCCGGGTTTATTTTTGGTACTTTGGGAGTGATTATGCTCATTTCCGATGTCGCCAATACACCTAGATCACAAAAAATTGCCGATACCATTACAGCCATTCTATTACCGTTTATTCTTCTGGGAATTGCTTCTGCTTTAATAGCTTCGGCATACTTTTCTGTTGGAGGAAGCGCTCTTATTTTTGCTAATCCTCAATTCATTATGGGCTTTATGACCATAGGTCTGGCTCTAGTGTCATTGAGCAAGGTCACATTCCAGCATTTTAAAACTGAAGCATTGATAAAGGCTCAGCAAAAGGTTAGCGAAATTTCTGAACAATCCCTAACCTCTGGAGCTCCCTCTGAAAAAGATATAAAACGTGTTGCTCAAGAGAGAAAAAGAGATTTTGTCTCAGATGCGCGACGAGAGCATGAAAGTCAAGAAAGCCGCACGTATGCACGTCGTAGACATATTTCCAGAAGCTCTCAAGGAGAACTGCAGCATCGTCCAAAAAATCAAGTAGAAGCCGAGAGAGCGGATTTAGACTACACACCTGAATATGATGAGTATTCAGAACTTCTACAAGGCGACTTCTCGTTTTTACATGATACATTCAATCCGTTCTCTCCTGCCTATGTACCTCCGCAAACTCCTGATGTCCCTGTGTCTTCTGCACCAAAAGTTCCTTTAAGCCAGACCTCTCCTAGCGAATTTTTGGGAACAGGCCCCATCACCCCAACACCACGCAAGGTACATCGCATATCCTCGACATCTTCATCATCGCGATTTCGCAATAGTGATGAAGAGGAAGAAAGACAAGAAAGAGAGAGTCAAGGAGATGACGAATCTTCAGATGTAGAGAATTCTGATTCGCAGG